In Flammeovirgaceae bacterium 311, one DNA window encodes the following:
- a CDS encoding putative choloylglycine hydrolase (COG4927 Predicted choloylglycine hydrolase) — MRVLTYILGGILVLLLLCGLVFYAQVRIDDPVLDAERITDTRIDTLGLHHYRYGKSALQLNDKGLWELHLTGAPYERGVAFGALGKNLMGQKEVAFIGEIRNRVPSETFLNFLKYLVGWFNRDMDEYVPREQLLEIYGSSQLMADEFDYIAPKFHRALSYHGAHDIGHALQNMNLVGCTSFATWSQHSEGNRLLIGRNFDFYFGEDFARDKVVALYRPEEGYKFLSVTWAGFSGVVSGMNEKGLTITLNSAKSDIPTKGKTPVSLIARQILQYASTIQEAYEIASSFDSFVAETFLIGSKIDGRVGLIEKSPGKTALHYADEDRMIITNHFQSKELFPDPLNQEYIGEEVSTYRYQRVEQLLDSLAPLTPASAAAILRDKKGLNNKDIGLGNEKAINQLIAHHSVIFSPEELVVWVSCAPYQLGDYVAYDLKKIFADSLETANTPYAYSDSLTIGADPFLASAEYRQYEFFAKTRDRIQHLGFTGKGTPLTEAEVKAFERSNPNSFLTYYYLGDYFKIQQDWQRAINYFEKGLTKEIARTSERKHMQEGINLCREKLNND, encoded by the coding sequence ATGAGGGTGTTGACGTATATACTGGGTGGCATACTGGTCTTGCTGCTGCTTTGCGGGCTTGTATTCTATGCACAGGTGCGTATTGACGATCCGGTGCTAGATGCAGAAAGAATTACTGATACCAGAATAGATACCCTCGGCCTTCACCACTACCGTTACGGCAAAAGCGCGCTACAGCTCAATGACAAAGGCCTTTGGGAGCTCCACCTGACAGGTGCACCTTACGAAAGGGGAGTTGCTTTCGGTGCCCTGGGCAAAAACCTGATGGGGCAGAAGGAAGTAGCCTTTATTGGCGAGATTCGGAACCGTGTTCCTTCAGAGACTTTTCTGAATTTTTTGAAATACCTCGTTGGCTGGTTTAACCGAGATATGGACGAGTATGTGCCCCGGGAACAGCTGTTGGAGATCTATGGCTCTTCGCAGCTGATGGCAGACGAGTTTGATTACATCGCTCCTAAATTTCACAGGGCCCTAAGTTATCATGGTGCCCACGATATTGGCCACGCCCTGCAGAATATGAACCTGGTGGGCTGCACCTCCTTCGCCACCTGGAGCCAGCATTCAGAAGGCAACAGGCTGCTGATTGGCCGGAACTTCGATTTCTATTTCGGCGAAGATTTTGCGCGGGATAAGGTAGTAGCACTTTACCGGCCCGAAGAGGGCTATAAATTTCTCTCTGTTACATGGGCAGGTTTTAGCGGTGTGGTTTCCGGCATGAATGAGAAAGGCCTGACCATTACCCTTAATTCTGCAAAATCAGATATTCCGACAAAAGGTAAAACGCCGGTTTCTCTTATTGCGCGCCAGATACTGCAGTATGCCTCTACCATTCAGGAGGCTTACGAGATTGCTTCTTCTTTCGATTCTTTTGTGGCAGAAACTTTCCTGATAGGTTCTAAAATTGATGGCAGGGTAGGGCTTATTGAAAAGTCACCCGGCAAAACAGCGCTTCATTATGCTGATGAAGACCGCATGATCATCACCAACCATTTCCAGAGCAAAGAGCTGTTCCCGGACCCCCTGAATCAGGAATATATAGGAGAAGAAGTATCCACTTACCGCTACCAGCGGGTGGAGCAGCTGCTCGATTCCCTTGCCCCCCTTACGCCTGCCAGTGCCGCCGCTATTTTACGTGATAAAAAAGGGTTGAATAACAAAGATATTGGCTTGGGCAATGAAAAAGCCATCAATCAGCTAATTGCGCATCACTCTGTTATATTCTCTCCCGAAGAGCTGGTGGTCTGGGTCTCCTGCGCTCCTTACCAGCTGGGCGATTATGTAGCCTACGACCTGAAGAAGATCTTTGCTGATAGCCTGGAAACAGCTAATACACCTTATGCTTATTCCGATTCCCTTACGATTGGAGCCGATCCTTTCCTGGCTTCTGCTGAATACAGGCAATACGAATTCTTTGCCAAGACTCGGGACCGCATACAGCACTTAGGATTCACAGGAAAGGGAACTCCCCTAACCGAAGCAGAGGTAAAAGCATTTGAAAGGAGCAATCCCAATTCATTTTTAACCTATTACTACCTGGGAGATTATTTTAAGATCCAGCAGGATTGGCAGCGGGCCATTAACTATTTCGAAAAGGGCCTTACAAAAGAAATTGCCCGTACCAGTGAGCGTAAACATATGCAGGAAGGTATTAACTTGTGCCGGGAAAAGCTGAACAATGATTAG
- a CDS encoding hypothetical protein (COG1434 Uncharacterized conserved protein), protein MAEKSFTTNITKAPYDAIIVPGYPFKDSVWNDIMKVRVYWSHYLYEKGYAHNVIYSGSAVYTPYIESKIMKEYGIALGIPADKIITESFAKHSTENLYYSYQLAKKQGFNKIAVATDPFQNALLVRFAEKNNMDVDFLPIVFDTLEQIEKTDPKIDPSIAYVPDFVALPDKVGFFKRFKGTLGGNIDPTLYQ, encoded by the coding sequence TTGGCAGAAAAGTCCTTCACAACAAATATCACCAAGGCTCCTTACGATGCTATCATTGTGCCGGGGTACCCTTTCAAAGACAGCGTTTGGAATGACATTATGAAAGTAAGGGTCTACTGGTCGCACTACCTCTACGAGAAGGGATACGCACATAACGTAATATACTCCGGCAGCGCCGTCTACACACCTTACATTGAGAGTAAAATCATGAAAGAGTATGGCATAGCACTGGGCATTCCGGCAGATAAAATCATTACTGAAAGCTTTGCCAAACACAGCACTGAAAATCTCTACTACTCCTACCAGCTGGCAAAGAAGCAGGGCTTTAATAAAATTGCAGTTGCCACAGATCCTTTTCAGAATGCCCTGCTGGTACGTTTTGCCGAAAAGAATAATATGGATGTTGATTTTTTGCCAATCGTATTCGATACCCTGGAGCAGATCGAAAAAACAGACCCTAAAATTGATCCTTCCATTGCCTACGTCCCCGACTTTGTAGCCTTGCCTGACAAGGTAGGATTTTTCAAGCGCTTTAAAGGCACCCTTGGGGGCAACATAGATCCTACCTTATACCAGTAG
- a CDS encoding phytoene dehydrogenase-like oxidoreductase (COG1233 Phytoene dehydrogenase and related proteins): MEKYDVIIIGSGLGGLECGVILSREGYKVLVLEKNKQIGGNLQTFSRDKCIFDTGIHYIGGLEKGQNLYQYFKYLGIMDSLKLKKLDTDGFDVVTFEGDPVEYRYGQGYDNFIEIMSGYFPEEREGIIAYCDKIREVCRKFPMYNMNTSGGDWSNIAFHDVSAKEFIESCTTNKKLQAVLAGTNLLYAGEGDRTPLYTHALVINSYIESSYRCIDGGSQIAILMQRIILQNGGKVLKHANAKRFVFSGDLIQYVELEDGRRFEADHFISNVHPAVTLDMVEEGKIRNAYRKRINSLENSISVFILYLVLKKNTMKTFNCNYYHFVEPDVWTGANYAPENWPPNYAVFTGSSSREGEYADTLIAMAYMNYAETREWERTFNTVGHEDDRGNSYEEFKKQKAAIFLDQLEKRFPGLKDKVYSYYTSTPLTYRDYIGTRDGSLYGVVKDYKDPMKSFISARTKVPNLLLTGQNLNMHGVLGVTIGAIVTCSEFLGNEYLMKKIREA; encoded by the coding sequence ATGGAAAAGTATGATGTTATAATTATTGGCAGCGGCCTTGGCGGGTTGGAGTGCGGTGTAATCCTTAGCAGGGAAGGCTACAAAGTGCTGGTGCTGGAAAAGAATAAGCAGATTGGGGGCAACCTGCAGACCTTTTCCCGGGATAAATGCATCTTCGACACCGGCATCCACTACATAGGCGGGCTGGAAAAAGGTCAGAACCTCTACCAGTATTTTAAGTACCTGGGCATTATGGACAGCCTCAAACTTAAAAAGCTGGATACAGACGGTTTTGATGTTGTTACTTTTGAGGGAGATCCGGTAGAATACCGCTACGGGCAGGGCTACGATAATTTTATCGAGATCATGTCGGGCTATTTTCCTGAAGAGCGGGAGGGAATTATAGCTTACTGTGATAAGATCCGGGAGGTCTGCCGCAAATTCCCCATGTACAACATGAACACCAGTGGTGGCGACTGGAGCAATATAGCCTTTCATGATGTTAGTGCAAAAGAATTTATAGAGAGCTGCACAACTAACAAAAAACTGCAGGCTGTGCTGGCAGGCACCAACCTTCTTTATGCCGGTGAGGGAGATAGAACACCCCTGTACACCCATGCCCTAGTTATCAACTCCTATATCGAAAGCTCCTACCGTTGTATTGACGGAGGCTCCCAGATTGCCATTCTGATGCAGAGAATCATACTGCAAAATGGCGGCAAGGTGCTCAAACATGCCAATGCTAAACGATTTGTATTCAGTGGAGATCTTATTCAGTATGTAGAGCTGGAAGATGGAAGAAGGTTTGAGGCAGATCACTTTATTTCCAATGTGCATCCGGCCGTTACCCTGGATATGGTGGAGGAGGGGAAGATCCGCAACGCCTACCGCAAAAGGATCAACAGCCTGGAGAATTCTATATCGGTTTTTATTCTGTACCTGGTACTGAAGAAAAACACCATGAAAACCTTTAACTGCAATTACTACCATTTTGTAGAGCCAGATGTATGGACGGGTGCCAATTATGCACCGGAAAACTGGCCGCCTAATTATGCGGTTTTTACAGGATCGTCGTCCAGGGAAGGGGAGTATGCCGATACACTCATTGCCATGGCCTATATGAACTATGCAGAAACCAGGGAATGGGAGCGTACTTTTAATACAGTGGGGCACGAAGACGACCGTGGCAACAGCTATGAGGAATTCAAAAAGCAGAAGGCTGCAATTTTCCTGGATCAGCTGGAGAAACGTTTTCCCGGCCTTAAGGATAAAGTGTACAGCTACTACACCTCTACGCCCTTAACTTACCGCGATTACATTGGTACCAGAGATGGATCGCTTTATGGAGTAGTAAAAGACTATAAAGACCCGATGAAGTCTTTTATCTCTGCCCGAACAAAAGTACCCAACCTACTGCTCACCGGTCAAAACTTGAACATGCATGGCGTTTTAGGCGTCACCATTGGGGCCATTGTAACCTGCTCCGAATTCCTGGGAAATGAATATTTAATGAAGAAAATCAGAGAAGCTTAA
- a CDS encoding phospholipid/glycerol acyltransferase (COG4258 Predicted exporter): MINIFYLIFVYTNRHKTGFFLLLFLILSLLAFLASKIKLEENITSVIPQDEELARLNRAFEGFKMNNRLVLHLYHKDSSQTDPDQLIAAAHQLRDSLQQNFSEQISDIRLKIPDTNLETLYNFYYRHLPFYLQKEDYTTIAARTSREGTRETLNRNFRALMSPMGIGTKKMLVKDPYSMVSMPLQRARNLQMDDNVQLYQNHLLTKDHQHLIFFVSLVNPASETAKNAELISGLETLKDRFQQIYPAISFEYFGSSAVAVANAGQIKQDIYLTVSIALLALFIFISLFYRSAFVFFIAVTPGIFGALVATAVLVLLRDSVSVIALGVGSVLLGITIDYALHFFTHSKVERDKRVLFEDLSGPLLMSSLTTACAFLSLVFLRSNALADLGIFAGISVVASALYTLVVLPHFIISNPGREVADTPTPKENAVERGVAALARYPFDKSKWAIALFALLTVVSLFTWQNYSFESNMLQLNYMPDHLARYEQNLNRVSTYSANNVFLISIGKNLWSALEKESGMKRRLDSLQQEGVILDYLAVSDIVPPPSVQQQNLERWNSFWQQRNRDSLLVDFQQSAQQVGFQATGFKDFEQLLRRDFSLLQEKDADDIFAVVGEDLIIRSGDSVTVITTVKSNAANKKLVLSEFSRVDGPLIFDKAYFTDRLVELLQEDFNMLVNLSLVVVFMIILISYGRIELALITFIPILLSWLWILGLMGLLGLTFNIVNIIICTFIFGLGVDYSIFVMRGLTQQYKFGLANILSYKKSIILSAVTTLLGIGVLAFAQHPALRSIALLAIIGILSVIFLTFTVQPILYNFLIQGRKERGQPPFTLLTLFLSVFAFLYFLLGCFLLMLIRLIFFIPYASERKRKRLFHHIMMFFCRSLIYIMVNVKKQVIGRESADFSSPAVIISNHHSFLDIILLLMFHPKVVMVTNDWVYHSPFFGQAVRFADFIPTSNGVENQLDKIGKLVQEGYSIIIFPEGTRSDSANLGRFHKGAFFLAHHFGLDIQPVLLHGTSYTMPRKDGFYVKSGTVTVKYLPRIAHEDTSWGSNYTERTKSISKYFKQEYQQLREQQEKPDFYKEVIIKNYIYKGPVLEWYLRVKYGLEKGYELFHSLIPANAKVVDLGCGYGFLPYSLAFSGEGRDITGIDYDAAKIEVAKHCPVKPANVHFDHGDVTTYPYGEADVFVVSDVLHYLVPEDQQLLLNNMVKKLKPGGKIILRDGDSSKKERHEGTKLTEVFSTRSGFNKTKNKLHFISAQMIENFAAEHGLELETIDNTKLTSNTVFVLRHKGYHGKV; this comes from the coding sequence ATGATCAATATCTTCTATCTGATTTTTGTCTATACCAACAGGCACAAAACCGGCTTTTTCCTCTTACTCTTTCTAATTTTATCGTTGCTTGCCTTTCTTGCCAGCAAAATAAAGCTGGAGGAAAACATTACGAGTGTCATTCCGCAGGATGAGGAGCTTGCCCGCCTAAACAGGGCGTTCGAAGGATTTAAGATGAATAACAGGCTGGTACTGCACCTGTATCATAAAGATTCTTCTCAAACAGATCCTGATCAGCTTATTGCCGCAGCACATCAGCTCAGGGACAGCCTGCAGCAAAACTTCTCCGAACAAATCAGTGATATTAGGCTTAAAATACCGGATACCAACCTGGAGACGCTTTATAACTTCTACTATCGTCACCTGCCTTTTTATCTGCAGAAAGAAGATTATACCACCATTGCAGCACGTACAAGCCGGGAGGGGACCAGGGAAACCTTAAACAGGAATTTCAGAGCGCTGATGTCACCGATGGGCATCGGCACCAAAAAGATGCTTGTGAAAGACCCTTACAGCATGGTGAGCATGCCACTGCAGCGGGCACGTAACCTGCAGATGGATGATAATGTACAGTTGTACCAGAACCACCTCCTGACAAAAGATCACCAGCATCTGATCTTTTTTGTTTCCCTGGTTAACCCGGCTAGTGAAACAGCTAAAAATGCGGAGCTGATCAGCGGACTGGAAACACTAAAAGATAGATTTCAGCAAATCTACCCGGCCATATCCTTTGAGTACTTTGGCTCGTCGGCAGTGGCTGTAGCAAATGCAGGCCAGATCAAGCAGGATATTTACCTTACGGTGAGCATTGCGCTGCTGGCGCTGTTTATTTTCATCTCGCTCTTTTACCGTAGTGCTTTTGTCTTCTTTATTGCTGTAACACCCGGTATTTTCGGTGCTTTGGTAGCCACAGCAGTTCTGGTGTTGCTGCGGGATAGTGTATCGGTTATTGCCCTTGGCGTAGGTTCTGTACTACTAGGCATTACCATTGATTATGCCCTGCACTTCTTTACCCACTCTAAAGTGGAGCGGGATAAAAGGGTGTTGTTTGAGGATCTCAGCGGACCACTCCTGATGAGCAGCCTTACCACCGCCTGCGCTTTCCTGTCGCTGGTATTTCTTCGCTCCAATGCGCTGGCCGACCTGGGTATTTTTGCCGGCATCAGTGTGGTAGCTTCAGCCTTGTATACCCTTGTTGTATTGCCTCATTTTATCATCAGTAATCCAGGCCGAGAGGTAGCAGACACCCCGACACCTAAGGAGAATGCGGTGGAAAGGGGAGTGGCTGCGCTGGCACGTTATCCTTTCGATAAATCGAAGTGGGCCATAGCACTTTTTGCACTGCTTACGGTAGTGAGCCTCTTTACCTGGCAAAACTATTCCTTTGAGAGCAATATGCTCCAGCTCAATTACATGCCCGATCACCTGGCCCGTTATGAGCAGAACCTGAATCGGGTATCTACTTACTCTGCCAACAATGTTTTCCTGATCAGCATCGGCAAAAACTTATGGTCTGCACTGGAAAAGGAATCCGGCATGAAACGCAGGCTCGATAGCCTGCAGCAGGAGGGGGTGATCCTTGATTACCTGGCAGTGAGCGATATTGTTCCGCCTCCTTCGGTACAACAGCAAAACCTGGAGCGCTGGAACAGCTTCTGGCAGCAGCGAAACAGGGACAGCCTGCTGGTTGACTTTCAGCAAAGTGCACAGCAGGTAGGTTTCCAGGCAACTGGTTTCAAAGATTTTGAACAGCTACTCCGCAGGGACTTCAGCCTGCTGCAGGAAAAGGATGCTGATGATATCTTTGCAGTAGTGGGCGAGGACCTGATCATCCGTAGTGGCGATAGTGTTACCGTTATCACAACAGTGAAATCCAATGCGGCCAATAAAAAGCTTGTGTTGAGTGAGTTCAGCAGGGTAGATGGCCCCCTGATATTTGATAAGGCTTACTTTACAGACCGGCTGGTGGAGCTGTTGCAGGAAGATTTTAACATGCTGGTGAATCTCTCGCTGGTGGTGGTGTTCATGATCATTCTGATCAGCTACGGACGCATTGAACTGGCGCTCATCACCTTTATTCCCATCCTGCTTAGCTGGTTGTGGATCCTGGGGCTGATGGGCTTGCTGGGGCTTACGTTCAACATCGTTAACATCATCATCTGTACCTTTATCTTTGGCCTGGGCGTAGACTACAGCATTTTCGTGATGAGGGGCCTTACCCAGCAGTATAAGTTTGGCCTGGCCAATATCCTGTCCTATAAAAAGTCAATAATCCTGTCGGCTGTCACCACGCTGCTGGGCATAGGCGTATTGGCTTTTGCCCAACACCCGGCCTTAAGATCCATCGCGCTGCTGGCTATTATAGGCATTCTGTCGGTAATATTCTTAACATTTACGGTACAGCCAATCCTGTACAACTTCCTGATACAAGGGCGTAAAGAAAGAGGACAACCGCCCTTTACCCTCTTAACCCTGTTTCTTAGTGTTTTTGCCTTTCTTTACTTTCTGCTGGGGTGTTTCCTGCTCATGCTGATCAGACTGATTTTCTTCATACCTTATGCTTCTGAGAGAAAAAGAAAAAGGTTGTTCCACCACATCATGATGTTCTTTTGCCGTTCCCTCATCTATATCATGGTGAATGTAAAGAAGCAGGTAATAGGCAGGGAAAGCGCAGATTTTAGCAGTCCGGCAGTGATCATCAGCAACCACCATTCCTTCCTCGATATCATTCTGCTGCTGATGTTTCATCCCAAAGTCGTAATGGTTACCAACGATTGGGTGTACCATTCTCCTTTCTTCGGCCAGGCGGTACGGTTTGCTGATTTCATTCCTACCTCTAACGGGGTGGAAAACCAGCTGGATAAGATTGGAAAACTGGTGCAGGAGGGTTACTCCATTATCATCTTTCCGGAAGGCACCCGTTCTGATTCTGCCAATCTGGGACGCTTTCACAAAGGAGCCTTTTTCCTGGCCCATCACTTTGGGCTGGACATACAGCCGGTGCTCCTGCACGGTACCAGCTACACCATGCCCAGGAAAGATGGCTTTTACGTAAAAAGTGGTACAGTAACGGTGAAGTATCTGCCAAGGATTGCCCATGAAGATACCTCCTGGGGCAGTAATTATACTGAAAGAACAAAGTCTATCAGCAAATACTTCAAGCAGGAATACCAGCAATTGCGGGAGCAGCAGGAGAAGCCTGATTTCTATAAAGAAGTAATCATCAAGAATTACATTTACAAAGGCCCTGTGCTGGAGTGGTATCTGCGGGTAAAGTATGGGCTGGAAAAGGGATATGAGCTGTTTCACTCACTGATTCCGGCCAATGCCAAAGTGGTAGACCTGGGCTGCGGCTATGGCTTCTTACCCTATTCGCTGGCCTTTAGTGGCGAGGGCCGCGACATAACAGGCATCGATTATGATGCTGCCAAAATAGAGGTGGCAAAGCATTGCCCGGTAAAACCAGCCAATGTACATTTCGATCATGGCGATGTAACCACCTATCCCTATGGCGAGGCCGATGTATTTGTGGTAAGTGATGTGCTGCATTACCTGGTGCCTGAAGATCAGCAGCTGTTGCTGAACAATATGGTGAAAAAGCTAAAGCCGGGGGGTAAAATAATTTTGCGCGATGGCGACAGCAGCAAAAAGGAGCGGCACGAAGGTACCAAGCTTACAGAAGTATTTTCGACCAGATCCGGATTTAACAAGACCAAAAATAAGCTCCACTTTATATCCGCTCAAATGATTGAGAATTTTGCAGCCGAACATGGGCTGGAGCTGGAAACGATTGACAATACCAAACTTACCTCGAATACCGTATTTGTTCTCAGGCATAAGGGCTACCATGGAAAAGTATGA